The Papaver somniferum cultivar HN1 chromosome 3, ASM357369v1, whole genome shotgun sequence genome includes a region encoding these proteins:
- the LOC113359215 gene encoding putative protein TPRXL has protein sequence MKKLEFGYAAGLGSYGVEHLGFRQRWSLGAVDENRAESASFSALPVMVRTRYRDSAASGIQSSTPPSTVARTSPTSTRSRFPATDGNQSFATPSVAHKSPPFPSTATPSTVASYTISIASPTLTVPVIKSSANPSACSISLTSSASSPGFQSSACSTTASVTRSVSSSNVDDSEFHQCPFAGLDGCKNGLG, from the exons ATGAAGAAGCTCGAGTTTGGTTATGCTGCAGGACTTGGCAGTTACGGAGTTGAGCATTTGGGTTTCAGGCAGCGATGGAGTCTTGGAGCTGTGGATGAGAATAGAGCTGAGTCGGCT agtttctcagctCTTCCTGTGATGGTCAGGACTCGGTATAGGGATTCTGCAGCTTCGGGAATTCAATCTTCTACACCTCCTTCAACTGTAGCTAGAACCTCCCCTACTTCTACTAGGTCTAGGTTTCCTGCAACTGATGGGAATCAATCATTTGCAACTCCTTCGGTCGCACATAAATCTCCTCCATTCCCAAGTACCGCAACTCCATCAACTGTGGCTAGCTATACCATCAGCATAGCTAGTCCTACTCTTACTGTCCCTGTGATTAAATCTTCTGCAAACCCATCAGCGTGCAGTATAAGCTTAACTTCATCAGCGTCTTCTCCTGGATTTCAATCTTCTGCTTGTAGCACAACTGCCTCTGTCACCCGGTCTGTGTCTTCATCTAATGTTGATGACTCAGAATTTCATCAATGCCCCTTTGCTGGGCTAGACGGCTGCAAAAATGGCTTGGGATGA
- the LOC113359214 gene encoding uncharacterized protein LOC113359214, with protein MATSAISFRPVIKASSSGNGKHDLSKQRTQASPPSSANWWTPIFGWKQETDYIENSSSSKPSGSGSANKFMPGCFTEEKAKQLRIKAMESANFHDIMYHSAIASRLASDVPIRNDL; from the coding sequence ATGGCGACTTCTGCAATTTCATTCCGTCCAGTAATCAAAGCTTCTTCATCAGGCAACGGAAAACATGATTTGAGCAAACAAAGGACTCAAGCTTCTCCACCTTCATCAGCTAATTGGTGGACACCAATTTTTGGTTGGAAACAAGAAACTGATTATATTGagaattcatcatcatcaaaaccttCTGGTTCTGGATCTGCTAATAAATTCATGCCTGGTTGTTTTACTGAGGAGAAAGCTAAACAGCTTCGTATCAAAGCAATGGAATCTGCTAATTTTCATGATATTATGTATCATTCTGCTATTGCTTCTCGTCTTGCTTCTGATGTTCCCATCCGTAATGATCTCTAG
- the LOC113361074 gene encoding uncharacterized protein LOC113361074, whose amino-acid sequence MASSSSSSSSSASDSFNEEILVRRQQKKGSPVKFLIPLIYAPVLPLIRIVFRRNPVLRDRLFTGVLAGAFAHGAYLVSDLYDSESKS is encoded by the exons AtggcttcgtcttcttcttcttcttcttcttctgcgtcTGATTCCTTCAATGA agagattttggtGAGGAGACAACAGAAAAAAGGATCCCCTGTGAAGTTCTTGATACCTCTAATATATGCTCCTGTTCTTCCTCTCA TTCGAATCGTGTTTCGAAGAAATCCAGTTTTAAGAGATCGATTGTTCACAGGAGTATTAGCAGGAGCTTTCGCCCATGGGGCTTACTTGGT ATCTGACCTGTATGATTCTGAGAGCAAGTCGTAA